The sequence AGGACTCTTTACTGACGTTGCAACAACGAGACATCGTGCGGCAAAATTTGGATGCAGTTCTCcggataaaaacaacaacaaaacggACTATAAATAACACCCACAGTCATGCAGGTTTTCCCACATCCTCCTTACTAAGTCCTCCTTTAAATAGATTTCATCATAACGATCAATGTAGCGTTGTGCTCTTTACGTTCCCCAGCTCAAACTCCAGCACTGAGAAGGTCCTGAATCTGCTCAAAAAGGCCAGGGTTTCTTTAGAAGTGACCCTGATGGAGAGTTCCTTCAAGTTTCTGAAAGTTTTCAAAGTTACTTtcaactttcttttatttatttattttttatcactcCACCAACAACTATTTTCAGAGgattcgttttttttgtttgtttgttttctaaagtgTATTAAGTCTCACCTATAAATTATTGAGGCgaacaaggaagaaaaaaaaaaaagacatttccagCACATTCCTAAATGCCAAAGATGGCAGGTTGAAAAAGGGAAAGcaatatttttgctcaaaagAGTTGTTACCtataaacataacattcagaaaactgtaaactaaaagattgtgtgtttttgattgtgtatttaaaaatgtatttaaaataattgtcaaccaGCCCATTCTCAAGACAAACATTATTCCAGAGaagaactttttgttttttagaagtGTCTATTAAAGGGCCTCATTTAACCCAATGATACAAACCTTGTTGGGGTTTTTCTGCTCCCACTGCTTCACACTTTCATCTCttcttttcagacaaaaatcaaaagagAAACATGGCAAGCTTCTTTTATAGCAGAAACCATATGttctctattcttttttttgtttgtttgttttctagctTGCGATGTACTGATGGGCGGATTTACAGCCGCGTCATCTCCTCTGACGGCCGCCGTTCCGTTTGAAGCCTTTACGTAATGACGTGAGTAGAAATAGCAGCGGCGAAGTCACTTTGACTTTGTGATAACGGTTAACGGTGAGTAATAAAACAAGATCTCGTCCAATCTCTACTCAATAAAACATGTACGGATGATTTAAACGCAACACTTGACGTTTATTTATTGCACAATAAATATTgtactgtaatttttattattataccAAACTCGTGTTTTCCACAGTCGTTCTGCATTTAAAGTTTGTAGTAAATTAAAGACGAGACGCATGCCTTGCCATACTAATTATGAACAAAAGTCTGTTTGCTCTTCAGGATAAGTTATGGCTGTTTTGCTGAGGAAAGTGAGACGCACCAACgcagcagctgcttctgtgCTGGAACGTAAGTGACTGTCTTCAGAGGAGGCAGCTGGGCTGACCCATAAGACCAGACTGGACAAACTGCAGATCCGGTTACACACACTCGGTCCCACATTGGCAAGCACGGGCAAATCTGTTGTCGATCTCAAAAACACTTCTTCcttattaagtaaaaataaacaaatgagtGTAGCACACCAGCAGTGTGATTGGTGTGCTGTTCTCTCTCTGATAACTAAAGTGCGTTGCTAAACTActatttttgcaaacttttttttcactttgcaaaCTCTAATTTCAACGTGTCTCATTGTAGTTTTATGTTAAAGATGgacaaatgcatttttgtgattaaaaatggTAAATCGTCTCGCTTTCAACATCTTTTAGAATTacgaatctgaaaagtgcggcatgcaAATGTGTTCAGTTCTACTGAATTAATACTTTATGCAACTAGCTTTTGATGCAATTACAACAAGTTGTTTAGGGTAAGTTTCCAAACTTTTGCTCTTATCTCTTTATAAGATTGCACAAAGCTCAGTATTACTGGATGAAGAACCTCTTTTGCCAAAGGTCCTCAAATTGATttagctctggactttgactagaccctTCTAAAACATACATCTACTTCCATCTACTCAGTTCCATTGTTGTTCTGGCTCTGTGTTTAAGTTGTTGTTTACATATGAGGCGATTCAGTCAAAGACTAGCactagatatatatttttttaaaggtaaagcagaatgaaaacaaatcaagccactctatttggattttttttttttttttttttgaatgactTGTACCACTGTGTCGCATAAAATCACATACAATCGCAATAAAATTTCAATATTCATTTTCAGAAGCAGATTTCCGCACAGATTCAGAGATCCAGTCTCTGACTCGAGCAGACCTACACGAGCTGTTTCCCGGACCGGAGAAGCTGAAGCTAAGACGGATCATCTTCGAAATTATAAAGAAGcatgtgaggttttttttcctgcactttGTGTGCTGCCTCTTTGCTGTTCATAGAACTGCACAGTGTGCATAAATTCTCACCAGTTGGCTTGTTTTATTCATGCAGAAACCGATAAATGTTCTCCTGAAAGAACTCGAAGGTTTCATGCTACCGTACTCCCTCAGGGGTAAAATAGTTTTCCAGTAGCACTACTAAAAATCCCACTACAGTATTTTTCCCTTCTAACATACATTatgctttctttttcagattCTCTATCTTGCAGTGGGGTCTTGGTTGACTACCTTCATACCCTGAAGGACATGAAAGATCAGCTGAACAATGTGCAGAGTGTCATTGAAGCTCACATTCATTTACTGGAGGACATGAGTAAAGCTCAGCCACACCAGGAACAAGACTCAGGTTGTTATGAATCGTTATTGTGATGTGTGGATTTGGTAAATATTTCCGGTGGTTTTCTAAAAGTCTGTAGACTCACGTTTTaatctgtgtttcttttctatTATGGTAATTCATTAACTTTACCTTTAACCCTAGTTGTGATTCAGTGGTTTTCATCTAACCTGTGTTTGGACAGAAAAAGCTTTTAGAGCCTTAATATTTCCAGTCTCTGCTTCCGGTGGTAAAAACCTTGGAAATTAGTTGGAAATGATCATTTCGCAGCCGTGTGAAATCTCACAAAGAGCTCCGACTCAAATCGTCTATAATTGTCtttcaattatatttacttTTCCCTCAAATCTGATGTTCTTTTGTTCAAGttattttcttgttaaaattCAAAGATCCTCGAAAAGAAGCCGCAACAGGATTCCCTCACGCTGCCTTTCCATTATGTTGTCAGTCCATACAAAAGCAGCGCCTTACAAAGCCCTGTAAATGCAGCTAACATAACACAAGAAGACTTGACGTTTTGTATCTAACAGCTCACTCGCTTTGAGGTTAAAACAGATTAAGTTCTATGATTTAAGTAGCAATTtaattaaaccaataaaaagcTATGGAAAAGTGATTACTTTAAATGGGAATGTAGAATCAAATAAATAAGAGTAAAGTAAAAATTACTGTTGAAAAccataatcagattttttttttcttttttatacctGACAGATGTTTTATCCAGCCCTGGCACAAAGGCTCCCAGTCTTTCACCAGAGCCTATCATTACACCAGAGAACGGACATTCATATGCAGCTCAAGGTAAATCTCAGGTTactttcttttatatatattacaCATTTTCTGATGACTTACCcctgtcatatttttgtttgtctgccaTGTATTTCTCTGGCATAGAATAATGTTTTAATCTAATAACTATCCAGCATTGCCTTCCTATTCATCCAACACCGTAGcatagacattttatttttgtgataagTCATGATGTCACAGATTTGTAGgacatggcaaaaaaaataaaaatctttgttatGGTTGTTGCTACTTAGCAACACTGGCTACACAATTTGCAAAAGTGGCATATAAATATTGTAACAATTACCTTCTaataatgttaaataatctCATGGTGATGGTGGTAAGCTACGTTGTAGCCCGTGATTCAATTAGTGTGACATTTGCTTTATGAAATAGAATTATTTGGATTGGCTTTTttcaataatagaaaaaaaagatacaccGTTAGATTTGAATGCAAAATGTCTCCAACCATTTTTACAACTTCTCTCAAGCAAAACTGGATCTGATGGCTTGAATCTGTCACCAATATTAcgactttcatttttatttttaaagtaatttccatgtaaaattttatttagtcaATCGATTcacaaatgttcatttatttcccaCAGTGATGTACCAGATGGTTGTCGCTGGTAAAACCTTTGATGCCCATCTTCAGCTCATGGCCGAGGTCCAAGCCCAAGTGCGGGGCCGGGTTCAGCTCATTTCATGCAGTCAGGACGGCCAAGTCCTCCTAGTGTTCTGCCCAGTCACTTCCCGAACCGGGGCAGATGTTGATGAAGCCATGCGTAATGTAACAGGTAAACAAAATACCAGAACAGACAACTTAAAATGAGattcatttataattttgtttcaaCTTGTAGTTATTTTTCTGCGAGCTGAAGATTCAGTGATTGTTGAGCAGAAATTGTGTTAGTAAACATTTAGTTAGATATGTGTTTGACTTAGAGCTCACCTTCAGGTTTAACAGTGAGCACATTCTACTGGAAGAAAATCTATGAAATATCTATCTCTAtgattttactcattttataTGTGTTGTTTAGTGGCCTTTATTATACAATTTTCTATTATTTCCACTtacaactaatgaaaacatgacatttgtgattagaatattatacAAGcctaaaaaaaagtacagaaa is a genomic window of Poecilia reticulata strain Guanapo linkage group LG21, Guppy_female_1.0+MT, whole genome shotgun sequence containing:
- the LOC103457734 gene encoding uncharacterized protein LOC103457734, with the translated sequence MAVLLRKVRRTNAAAASVLEQADFRTDSEIQSLTRADLHELFPGPEKLKLRRIIFEIIKKHKPINVLLKELEGFMLPYSLRDSLSCSGVLVDYLHTLKDMKDQLNNVQSVIEAHIHLLEDMSKAQPHQEQDSDVLSSPGTKAPSLSPEPIITPENGHSYAAQVMYQMVVAGKTFDAHLQLMAEVQAQVRGRVQLISCSQDGQVLLVFCPVTSRTGADVDEAMRNVTGGEPVILVLMHHTLSIRHTATRRMWSDYSSIVLHVNIFYHKKARGLLKCKENNAAVIQIQNKLLEYCTPRSKWAVTGGYNSPDIDSCSHLDGEFGFRLFDSDSSSSSTSSSNSDTKSVWGPVE